From Parasphaerochaeta coccoides DSM 17374, a single genomic window includes:
- a CDS encoding ABC transporter permease, whose product MRKYLIVLRNELVNLLEYRADFISSFLFSLVPFGVNTLLWIAVAKQNESFSMGINEVVSYYLIVLVTTNLTESRTVNNVSKDIRLGDLNKYLVKPCSYILYQLMIDLPRRLVFIVMNFIPIALLAIILRNYFDFYFSGVRIFYYLCFIGAGYVINFFIDLMIGFYSFYFTKVNAFYSSIRVFRNIMSGSIFPLNLLSSSWFSFLSLMPFAYSVFFPSSIFLNTLDDDNLAMYLVISIVWCIGLFLICLFLWDRGLKRYSSFGG is encoded by the coding sequence ATGAGAAAATATCTTATAGTATTGAGGAATGAATTAGTGAATCTACTTGAGTATAGAGCTGATTTCATATCTTCTTTTTTATTTTCTTTAGTTCCTTTTGGTGTGAATACTTTATTGTGGATTGCGGTAGCTAAACAAAATGAATCTTTTTCCATGGGAATAAATGAAGTTGTTTCATATTATCTTATTGTTCTTGTTACTACGAATTTAACGGAATCTAGAACCGTAAACAATGTATCAAAAGATATTCGTCTTGGAGATTTAAATAAATACTTGGTGAAGCCTTGTAGTTATATTTTATACCAGTTGATGATTGACCTGCCAAGAAGACTTGTATTTATAGTAATGAATTTTATCCCAATAGCTTTATTGGCGATAATATTGAGAAATTATTTTGATTTCTATTTTTCTGGTGTTAGAATTTTCTATTATCTATGCTTTATTGGTGCCGGGTATGTAATTAATTTTTTTATTGATTTAATGATTGGTTTTTATAGTTTTTATTTCACCAAAGTCAATGCTTTTTACTCCTCGATAAGAGTGTTTAGGAATATCATGTCTGGTTCTATATTTCCACTGAACTTACTCTCTTCAAGTTGGTTTTCTTTCTTATCATTAATGCCATTTGCATATTCGGTTTTTTTCCCAAGTTCTATTTTTCTCAATACTTTGGATGATGATAATTTGGCGATGTATCTAGTAATTTCCATTGTATGGTGTATAGGTCTATTTCTTATTTGTCTTTTTCTGTGGGATAGAGGGCTAAAACGATATTCCTCTTTTGGAGGATGA
- a CDS encoding ABC transporter ATP-binding protein, with translation MSVQAVSDVVIRVENLTKEYSYYTKEQGLSGSIHNIFYRKKLTKCAVKNISFEVKKGSIVGFVGLNGAGKTTTLKILSGLIKETSGKTEVLGYYPFHKKKDFLKRISMIMGNKSQLWWDLPAIDSFYLNKAIYEIDENLFKSRLDNMVVLLGVKDLLNIQVRRLSLGERMKMELIAALLHYPEVIFLDEPTIGLDVITQYNIRNFLKDYVEKNKATIILTSHNFNDIVSLCDSIILLNHGEIIYSNKFSSFQRDVFITKDIILKMKKPITKEIKLRLSEENNLKYVTEGENLIRVTCSNECSIDVVAYLVRNVLDEIQDLSIENPNMDDVIRSIYQREA, from the coding sequence ATGTCAGTGCAAGCAGTTAGTGATGTCGTCATTAGGGTGGAAAATCTCACAAAAGAATACTCATATTATACAAAAGAGCAAGGTTTGTCTGGAAGCATCCATAATATTTTTTATAGAAAGAAATTGACTAAATGCGCTGTGAAGAACATTTCATTTGAAGTTAAGAAGGGTTCAATAGTAGGGTTTGTAGGATTGAATGGTGCTGGGAAAACAACTACTTTGAAAATACTCTCAGGCTTGATTAAGGAAACTTCAGGAAAAACGGAGGTTTTGGGCTATTATCCTTTCCATAAGAAAAAAGATTTCCTTAAGAGAATATCAATGATTATGGGCAATAAAAGTCAGCTTTGGTGGGATCTGCCTGCCATTGATTCTTTTTACCTTAATAAAGCAATCTATGAAATTGATGAGAATTTGTTTAAATCAAGACTTGATAATATGGTTGTTCTTCTTGGTGTGAAAGATTTATTGAATATTCAAGTCAGACGTTTGTCCCTTGGGGAAAGAATGAAAATGGAATTAATAGCGGCATTGCTTCATTATCCAGAAGTTATTTTCCTTGATGAGCCGACAATAGGATTGGATGTTATTACACAGTATAATATTAGAAATTTTCTTAAGGACTATGTGGAGAAGAATAAAGCGACAATCATTCTTACAAGTCATAATTTCAATGATATCGTATCGCTGTGCGATTCAATTATACTTCTTAATCATGGCGAGATAATTTATTCGAATAAATTTAGCAGTTTTCAGAGAGATGTTTTTATAACCAAAGATATTATTCTGAAAATGAAAAAACCCATTACAAAGGAAATAAAACTAAGATTGTCTGAGGAAAATAACCTCAAGTATGTGACTGAAGGTGAGAATTTAATAAGAGTTACATGCAGCAATGAATGTAGTATTGATGTTGTTGCATATCTTGTGAGAAATGTTTTGGATGAAATTCAGGATTTATCGATTGAGAACCCAAATATGGATGATGTGATTCGGTCTATATATCAGAGGGAAGCATGA
- a CDS encoding ABC transporter permease — translation MKRYFKILQVYFLGSVMNQMEYKANFFLGGLFELVWMVMYVIFINVIYFHTDSINGFDKYQMLLLIFQGGLIDAFFTMFFVPGLSRLPEMVNTGGLDFILLKPLNQRFNISFNDFDISQVKNILIIIIGMIYVILKMHIDLNVFNIVLYILLSVNGFLIIYSIMFSLMSLSFWVIRMDIVMRIGSELITIGNKPMSIYPKVIQKILIYCIPVLVCFNFPVMYLIDFLSLRMVISAFVISAIVFVVSGLIFKRGIRRYVSASS, via the coding sequence ATGAAGAGATATTTCAAAATTCTTCAAGTATATTTCTTAGGTTCCGTAATGAATCAGATGGAATATAAAGCAAACTTTTTTCTTGGCGGATTGTTTGAACTTGTTTGGATGGTGATGTATGTCATTTTTATAAATGTCATTTATTTTCATACAGATTCAATCAATGGCTTCGATAAGTATCAGATGTTGTTACTCATTTTTCAAGGAGGTCTAATAGATGCTTTTTTTACGATGTTCTTTGTTCCAGGGTTATCCAGACTTCCTGAAATGGTAAATACAGGTGGTTTGGATTTTATTTTATTGAAACCTTTAAATCAGCGTTTTAACATTTCATTCAATGACTTCGATATTTCTCAGGTAAAAAACATTCTTATAATAATTATTGGGATGATTTATGTGATACTAAAAATGCACATTGATTTAAATGTCTTTAATATTGTTCTTTATATTCTCCTTTCCGTGAATGGATTTCTAATAATCTACTCGATTATGTTTTCTTTAATGTCATTATCGTTCTGGGTGATAAGAATGGATATTGTGATGAGAATTGGTTCGGAACTCATTACGATAGGCAATAAACCAATGAGTATTTATCCCAAAGTAATTCAGAAGATATTAATTTATTGTATTCCTGTTCTTGTTTGTTTTAATTTTCCTGTTATGTACTTGATAGACTTTCTCTCTTTGAGGATGGTTATATCTGCATTTGTGATATCTGCCATCGTTTTCGTTGTTTCGGGATTGATATTTAAAAGAGGTATAAGAAGATATGTCAGTGCAAGCAGTTAG
- a CDS encoding MFS transporter, whose product MKNPISVYKGLHKSFYIMALTVFINCAGNFVVVFFSLYLTVRLGYDVATTGLLVSGLAFISIPGSLIGGKLSDLFGRKTIMVSSQIMMGLSYILCGFFFDQSYAFVFIFLAQFFDGITDPARNALEVDITKPEQRQAAFSLLYQALNMGFAIGPLLASFLFYNHPQWLFWGNGIAELVAISLVVLFVPESKPSVAAIEKSKQLNTGEKAESGSIFKVLLARPQLLWFSLASLFIAFAYRQIAFALPLQTTALFELKGAQYYGFMASLNAIIVILFNPFVLAISKKNNVLINVLSAAFMYLVTFALFGLARIPWQFYALTALYTVGEILINNNSKAYQNNNTPMNFRGRFNAILPLFKTTGNFLGPVIGGIILTHLSFRELWLIAAVAVLLAILIYLYLLKRKENAT is encoded by the coding sequence ATGAAGAATCCCATTTCTGTATATAAGGGTCTACACAAAAGCTTTTATATTATGGCTTTAACAGTTTTTATAAATTGTGCAGGGAATTTTGTCGTTGTTTTTTTCTCATTATACCTAACAGTCAGGCTTGGGTATGATGTCGCCACAACAGGTTTGTTGGTTTCTGGACTTGCGTTTATAAGCATTCCAGGTTCTTTGATTGGCGGTAAGTTAAGTGATCTCTTTGGGCGTAAGACCATAATGGTAAGTTCACAGATTATGATGGGACTCAGTTATATACTTTGTGGGTTCTTTTTTGACCAAAGTTATGCTTTTGTGTTCATCTTTCTTGCTCAATTCTTTGATGGTATTACTGATCCCGCAAGGAATGCACTTGAAGTAGATATTACAAAACCTGAACAGAGACAAGCGGCCTTCAGTCTTCTATACCAAGCTCTTAATATGGGCTTTGCGATAGGACCATTGCTTGCTTCTTTTCTGTTTTACAACCATCCTCAGTGGTTATTTTGGGGAAATGGTATCGCTGAACTTGTTGCGATTTCCTTAGTAGTATTATTTGTTCCGGAGTCCAAACCCTCAGTTGCAGCAATAGAAAAAAGCAAACAGTTGAATACGGGAGAAAAAGCAGAATCAGGTTCAATCTTTAAGGTACTGCTTGCACGTCCTCAACTTCTCTGGTTTTCCCTGGCAAGTTTATTTATTGCTTTTGCTTATAGACAAATAGCTTTTGCTCTTCCATTACAGACAACGGCTCTATTTGAACTCAAAGGAGCACAATATTATGGGTTCATGGCTTCTTTAAATGCTATCATTGTTATATTATTCAATCCGTTTGTTTTGGCAATTAGCAAGAAAAACAATGTTCTAATTAATGTATTGTCCGCGGCTTTCATGTACCTGGTGACCTTTGCTTTATTTGGTTTAGCAAGGATTCCTTGGCAGTTTTATGCTCTCACTGCACTATATACTGTGGGGGAAATACTCATTAACAATAATTCTAAAGCCTACCAAAATAATAATACACCTATGAATTTCAGGGGAAGGTTTAACGCAATATTACCCTTGTTTAAGACTACGGGTAATTTTCTTGGACCTGTTATTGGTGGAATAATCCTTACCCATCTATCATTCAGGGAATTATGGTTAATTGCGGCTGTTGCTGTTTTGTTAGCAATTCTAATATACTTGTATCTGTTAAAGCGGAAAGAAAATGCAACATGA
- a CDS encoding DNA-3-methyladenine glycosylase I, with product MKRCSWTGDDSLLVEYHDKEWGIPLYDDYKQFEYLSMEVMQCGLSWLTVLRKRAVLRSAFDEFDASKVALYDEMQVERIMKLEGMIHSPRKIRAIINNAKAFLKIQEVFGSFSSYLWQFTDNKTVEYPGHADGSVCITRNDLSDKVSRDLKERKFSYLGSITVYSHLQAAGVINDHRNYCFRYRHVEQNL from the coding sequence ATGAAAAGATGCAGCTGGACAGGAGATGATTCTCTTTTAGTGGAGTACCATGATAAAGAGTGGGGAATCCCTCTTTATGATGATTATAAACAATTTGAATATCTTTCCATGGAAGTTATGCAGTGTGGGTTGAGCTGGCTGACTGTTTTACGAAAACGAGCTGTTCTTCGTTCTGCGTTTGATGAATTTGATGCTTCCAAAGTTGCACTGTATGATGAGATGCAAGTAGAAAGAATTATGAAGCTAGAAGGCATGATTCATTCTCCGAGGAAGATTCGGGCAATAATAAACAATGCAAAAGCTTTTCTTAAGATTCAAGAAGTGTTTGGTTCTTTCTCTTCTTATCTTTGGCAATTCACCGATAACAAAACAGTTGAATATCCAGGTCATGCGGATGGTTCTGTTTGCATCACAAGAAACGATTTGTCTGATAAGGTAAGTAGAGATCTAAAAGAGAGAAAATTCTCTTATCTTGGTTCGATTACAGTGTATTCTCATCTTCAAGCAGCCGGTGTAATCAACGATCATCGAAATTACTGTTTCAGATATCGCCACGTGGAGCAAAATCTGTAG
- a CDS encoding valine--tRNA ligase — protein MNAVELEKAYDPKDFEDRIYEAWRRDGLFKPQDVPGKPFTIVMPPPNVTGILHMGHALNNSLSDTIIRYQRMSGRKALWVPGTDHAGIATQNVVERQLAKEGLSRHDLGREKFLERTWQVKKKHHSVIVKQLEKIGCSCDWEHERFTMDEGLSRAVREAFVTLYERGLIYKGKYLINYCPHCGTALADDEVEYKTLEGRLYQVSYPYADGSGSISVATTRPETMFGDVAVAVNPDDERYATVVGKKLRLPLTDREIPIIADSFVDKEFGTGMVKITPAHDPNDWECGRRHNLEAINILNPDGTLNDEVPPAYRGVQAAVARDMVAHDLEGQGYLLGSTPYVHEVGHCYRCNTIIEPYLSDQWFVRMRGMADKALKAWKDGEVTFYPRRWENTYSSWLENIRDWCISRQLWWGHRIPVWYCEDCGEMIVSRNDVTVCPKCGSSHLRQEEDVLDTWFSSWLWPFSTLGWPEDTPDLKEFFPTQTLITGYDIIFFWVSRMIMASLEFTGKVPFKDVYLTGLVRDRQGRKMSKSLGNGIDPLEVVDLYGADAMKFTLAHLTVQSQDVLIDMGLFKMGSRFANKIWNASRFLLMKLEGRTKVSVPETELSIMDKWIYAELNQAAGRVQSTLEGYRFNEASQTVYDFFWNDFCDWYIEASKHNLESNDPVVQDRAVSLLLDILEESLRLLYPFLPFITQEIYSKLPNAHPQLMVAPYPEQTADREYPEAQAHMASLQELVRNVRGVRAELGIPADKKVHVVVKPDTGFASTHFLVEQKNLLAGFLNAGNLEIDVVGTRDVRGAVPVAGQGFECFLFVREAIDVEAEKTRLRTNLEKSRKSLEGVMKKLGNEQFMSNAKPEAIEKEKAKKSEFEERISKEGKNLCILEGMF, from the coding sequence ATGAACGCGGTCGAGCTGGAAAAGGCTTATGACCCGAAGGACTTCGAGGACAGGATTTATGAAGCATGGAGACGTGACGGACTGTTCAAGCCGCAGGATGTACCGGGCAAGCCGTTCACCATCGTCATGCCGCCTCCCAATGTCACGGGAATTCTCCATATGGGACATGCCCTGAACAATTCCCTGTCTGACACCATCATCCGGTACCAAAGGATGTCTGGCCGCAAGGCTCTGTGGGTTCCGGGAACCGACCATGCTGGCATCGCCACGCAGAATGTCGTCGAACGCCAGCTTGCCAAGGAAGGCTTGAGCCGCCATGACCTGGGCAGGGAGAAATTCCTTGAACGGACATGGCAGGTCAAGAAAAAGCATCACTCCGTCATCGTCAAACAATTGGAAAAGATTGGTTGTTCCTGTGATTGGGAGCATGAACGTTTTACCATGGACGAAGGACTGTCCCGTGCCGTGCGCGAAGCATTCGTCACTCTGTATGAAAGAGGATTGATTTACAAAGGCAAGTACCTGATCAACTATTGTCCCCATTGCGGGACGGCTCTTGCCGATGACGAAGTGGAATACAAGACCCTGGAAGGACGGCTTTATCAAGTCAGCTATCCTTATGCGGATGGTTCGGGAAGCATCAGCGTTGCCACGACACGTCCAGAAACGATGTTCGGAGATGTCGCTGTCGCGGTGAACCCAGATGATGAACGATACGCCACGGTCGTGGGGAAAAAGCTCCGCCTGCCTCTGACCGACCGTGAAATCCCCATCATCGCTGACAGCTTCGTTGACAAGGAATTTGGTACGGGTATGGTAAAGATAACTCCAGCCCATGATCCTAATGACTGGGAATGCGGACGTCGGCACAACTTGGAAGCTATAAACATCCTCAACCCTGACGGGACGCTCAATGATGAAGTTCCGCCAGCGTACCGTGGCGTCCAGGCGGCTGTCGCACGGGATATGGTCGCCCATGATTTGGAAGGACAGGGGTATCTGCTGGGCAGCACGCCGTATGTCCATGAGGTAGGGCATTGCTACCGTTGTAACACCATCATAGAACCATACCTTTCAGACCAATGGTTTGTCAGAATGCGGGGCATGGCGGACAAGGCTTTGAAGGCATGGAAGGACGGCGAGGTCACCTTCTATCCCCGGCGCTGGGAGAACACCTACAGCAGCTGGCTTGAGAATATCAGGGACTGGTGCATCAGCCGCCAGCTCTGGTGGGGACACCGCATTCCTGTCTGGTATTGTGAAGACTGTGGCGAGATGATTGTGTCCCGGAACGATGTCACGGTCTGTCCGAAATGCGGCAGCTCTCACCTGCGTCAGGAAGAAGATGTCCTGGATACGTGGTTCTCCTCATGGCTGTGGCCGTTCAGCACGCTGGGGTGGCCGGAGGATACTCCCGACCTGAAGGAATTCTTCCCGACCCAGACTCTGATCACCGGATACGACATCATTTTCTTCTGGGTGTCCCGCATGATCATGGCGTCCCTTGAGTTCACCGGAAAGGTGCCCTTCAAGGATGTATACCTGACCGGTCTTGTGAGGGATCGGCAGGGCAGGAAGATGTCGAAGTCCTTGGGCAATGGAATCGATCCTCTTGAAGTGGTCGACCTCTACGGGGCCGATGCCATGAAATTTACTCTTGCCCACCTGACTGTTCAGAGTCAGGATGTCCTGATTGACATGGGTTTGTTCAAGATGGGTTCCCGTTTCGCCAACAAAATATGGAATGCCTCCCGCTTCCTGCTGATGAAGCTTGAAGGCCGAACCAAGGTGTCCGTGCCTGAGACGGAGCTTTCCATCATGGACAAGTGGATCTATGCCGAGCTGAACCAGGCTGCGGGAAGGGTGCAATCGACGCTGGAGGGCTATCGCTTCAACGAGGCCAGCCAGACGGTCTATGACTTCTTCTGGAATGATTTCTGTGACTGGTACATTGAGGCGTCCAAGCACAACCTTGAGAGCAATGACCCTGTGGTACAGGACAGGGCGGTCTCGCTGCTCCTGGATATCCTTGAGGAATCGCTGCGGCTGTTGTATCCCTTCCTGCCGTTCATCACACAGGAAATTTACAGCAAGCTGCCCAATGCCCATCCTCAGCTGATGGTCGCTCCTTACCCGGAGCAGACCGCGGACAGGGAATATCCAGAGGCACAGGCTCATATGGCTTCTCTTCAGGAGCTTGTCCGCAATGTGCGAGGGGTCAGAGCCGAGCTGGGCATCCCTGCCGATAAAAAGGTTCATGTGGTGGTGAAGCCCGATACAGGCTTTGCGTCGACCCATTTCCTGGTAGAGCAGAAGAATCTGCTCGCGGGCTTCCTCAATGCCGGGAATCTGGAGATCGATGTTGTCGGTACGCGGGATGTACGGGGGGCGGTTCCCGTGGCAGGACAGGGCTTTGAATGCTTCCTGTTCGTCAGGGAGGCGATTGACGTGGAGGCCGAGAAGACGCGTCTGCGCACGAACCTTGAGAAGAGCCGGAAATCCCTGGAGGGCGTGATGAAAAAGCTGGGAAACGAACAGTTCATGTCCAACGCCAAACCAGAGGCGATTGAGAAGGAAAAAGCCAAGAAGTCTGAGTTTGAGGAGAGAATTTCGAAAGAGGGGAAAAACCTGTGCATACTTGAAGGTATGTTCTAA